The proteins below come from a single candidate division WOR-3 bacterium genomic window:
- the ruvB gene encoding Holliday junction branch migration DNA helicase RuvB, translating into MSKDKKLRLTSPQKLEGEEVFDVKLRPKRLVEFIGQNKIKENLAVFIEAAKKRQEPLEHVLLFGPSGLGKTTLANIIANEMASNIHTTTGSVLERPADLCGILTNLEERDIFFIDEVHRTNKSVEEYLYPALDDFTIDIVLDKGPGARTCRIPIKSFTLIGATTRSGLLTAPLRARFGISFRLDYYQPEDLFLIIKRSASILEVEISDDGAMEIATRARGTPRIANRLLRRVRDFAQVSNKSIIDKEIAEYALEKLEVDKNGLDEMDKRIILTIIEKFNGGPVGINTLAIAVGESAETIEEVYEPYLVQKGFLNRTPRGREATALAYETFGKKTKTQIQLPLP; encoded by the coding sequence ATGAGCAAGGACAAAAAACTCAGGTTAACTTCGCCTCAAAAACTTGAGGGGGAAGAAGTTTTTGATGTCAAATTGCGGCCGAAACGGCTTGTCGAATTTATTGGCCAGAATAAAATCAAAGAAAACTTAGCAGTTTTTATTGAAGCAGCCAAAAAACGCCAAGAACCCTTAGAACACGTCTTACTTTTTGGTCCCTCAGGACTTGGTAAAACAACTTTAGCAAATATAATTGCTAATGAAATGGCCAGTAATATTCACACTACGACCGGTTCGGTACTTGAACGACCGGCTGATTTATGTGGCATTCTTACTAATTTAGAAGAGCGGGATATATTTTTTATTGATGAAGTCCATCGGACTAATAAATCGGTCGAGGAATATCTCTACCCGGCACTAGATGACTTTACAATCGATATCGTCTTAGACAAAGGGCCCGGTGCTCGAACTTGCCGAATTCCAATTAAAAGTTTTACCCTAATCGGCGCTACCACTCGTTCTGGTCTTCTTACCGCACCGCTTCGGGCTCGATTTGGAATCTCGTTTCGACTTGACTATTATCAGCCCGAAGATCTCTTCTTAATCATTAAGCGCTCAGCAAGTATTTTAGAAGTAGAGATCTCTGACGATGGCGCAATGGAAATCGCAACCCGAGCTAGAGGTACTCCAAGAATCGCTAATCGGCTCTTGCGGCGAGTTCGGGATTTTGCCCAAGTTAGTAATAAATCTATTATCGACAAGGAAATTGCCGAATACGCTTTAGAAAAACTAGAAGTTGATAAAAACGGATTAGACGAGATGGATAAACGTATCATTCTGACAATTATCGAGAAATTTAACGGCGGACCGGTTGGCATTAATACTTTGGCAATTGCAGTCGGAGAAAGTGCTGAAACTATCGAAGAAGTATATGAACCTTATCTAGTCCAAAAAGGATTCCTCAATCGAACGCCAAGGGGGCGAGAAGCTACCGCATTAGCTTATGAAACCTTTGGAAAAAAGACCAAGACTCAAATTCAATTGCCCCTACCTTAA
- a CDS encoding 3D domain-containing protein: MLGKGYWLLLPALLGLSCCYRPVIKESGDKPESRLLFLEVKKPDSLGLPLGSKYKGKFKVTFYWIVEEKDYTGKRDTPIYLENGRLLGYFPRKFVEDFKKESCAELIDGRRISYLKRANRARIVKDFLGYGGYTIAPFRSVAVDPNIIPLGSKLYIPQLAKVDRAVAVAYGDLDEPGIVYAHDIGSMVNNHHIDIFVGYKSNLKLFYEAGVVSSGLVDVYLLE; the protein is encoded by the coding sequence ATGCTAGGCAAGGGATATTGGCTACTGTTACCGGCACTATTAGGGCTTTCGTGTTGTTATCGACCGGTAATAAAGGAGAGTGGGGATAAACCGGAAAGCCGGCTACTTTTTTTAGAGGTCAAAAAGCCGGATAGTTTAGGGTTGCCATTAGGGTCTAAGTATAAGGGTAAATTTAAGGTGACCTTTTACTGGATTGTCGAAGAGAAAGACTATACCGGCAAGCGCGATACCCCAATTTATTTAGAAAACGGCAGGCTATTGGGCTATTTCCCCCGGAAGTTTGTAGAGGACTTTAAGAAGGAGTCTTGTGCCGAATTGATTGATGGTCGTCGGATAAGTTATTTAAAACGAGCTAACCGGGCACGGATCGTTAAGGATTTCTTAGGCTACGGTGGGTACACCATTGCGCCATTTCGATCTGTCGCCGTTGACCCCAATATAATACCTTTAGGTTCTAAACTTTATATCCCCCAATTAGCCAAAGTTGACCGAGCAGTTGCAGTGGCTTATGGTGATTTAGACGAACCCGGTATTGTATATGCCCATGACATCGGCTCAATGGTTAATAACCATCATATAGATATCTTTGTGGGCTATAAGAGTAACTTAAAGTTATTTTATGAGGCTGGAGTTGTAAGTTCTGGTCTGGTCGACGTCTACCTTTTGGAATAA
- a CDS encoding polysaccharide deacetylase family protein, whose product MLKTKLLLGAFLIINLYGTELRSVVLCFDDAYYSVYKYGYPLLKEYQLPITLGVITNYLDRMPYPRKSANPYQFMNVGEIKEMQKNLKIEIASHSVSHRNLTRLSEQEIKFELERSKQILDSTFAEPTVTFIYPYGYFDDRVIKLVKETNYLLARAVLYGEPNFWVDRYKLAVKEIRKETTVHEVINFIISHKNTVLLLHRLAPNPKVFTEWSVDNFSALLKYLKSDNNIQVVTLKGLYYLWCQENLLTLIRNSLAENYHILFQKVDVDQTRTYNSSLIK is encoded by the coding sequence GTGCTAAAAACCAAACTACTTTTAGGAGCTTTTCTTATTATTAACCTCTATGGAACTGAACTAAGAAGTGTAGTTTTATGTTTTGATGATGCCTATTATTCCGTATATAAATATGGCTATCCTCTGTTAAAAGAGTATCAACTGCCGATTACCCTGGGGGTCATCACCAATTATTTAGACCGCATGCCTTATCCCAGAAAATCAGCTAATCCCTATCAGTTTATGAATGTTGGAGAGATCAAAGAGATGCAGAAAAACTTAAAAATTGAGATTGCCAGCCATTCAGTAAGTCATCGAAACCTGACCAGACTATCTGAACAAGAAATAAAGTTTGAGCTTGAACGCTCTAAACAGATTTTGGACTCAACCTTTGCTGAACCCACTGTAACTTTTATTTATCCCTACGGTTATTTCGACGATCGGGTGATAAAACTGGTAAAAGAAACTAATTATCTTTTGGCTCGAGCTGTGCTATACGGCGAACCGAATTTTTGGGTGGATCGCTATAAGCTAGCGGTAAAAGAAATAAGAAAAGAAACAACTGTCCATGAGGTAATAAATTTTATAATTAGCCATAAAAATACCGTCTTATTATTACATCGACTGGCACCAAATCCTAAGGTATTTACGGAATGGAGTGTGGATAACTTTTCAGCACTTCTTAAATATTTAAAATCCGATAACAACATTCAGGTGGTAACCCTAAAAGGCCTCTATTACCTGTGGTGCCAAGAAAACCTATTAACTTTAATAAGAAATTCCCTGGCTGAGAATTACCACATCTTATTCCAAAAGGTAGACGTCGACCAGACCAGAACTTACAACTCCAGCCTCATAAAATAA
- a CDS encoding YggS family pyridoxal phosphate-dependent enzyme produces MATNREEIYKKLKSNFEAFFDRLQKACEKAGRNPQEITVVGAAKTVPYYVIDVAQELGLKIIGENRVQEAYEKYQHLGNKVSWHLIGHLQTNKVKKALEIFDMIQSVDSLHVALEIEKRASMMGKIVPVLIEVNTSGEPSKFGIEPGLVFALITEILNLPHLKLMGFMTLGPGLAVENPEHSRPCFRELYELREKAQKEFNLALPYLSMGMSSDFEVAISEGSNMIRIGTLLFGPRPAYKEA; encoded by the coding sequence ATGGCTACAAACCGGGAAGAGATTTATAAGAAGCTTAAATCGAACTTTGAGGCTTTTTTTGACCGGCTACAAAAAGCCTGTGAGAAAGCCGGGCGAAATCCTCAGGAGATAACCGTGGTGGGAGCTGCGAAAACTGTGCCTTATTATGTAATAGATGTGGCCCAAGAACTCGGCCTAAAAATCATCGGCGAAAACCGTGTCCAAGAGGCTTATGAAAAATACCAGCACCTCGGTAATAAAGTATCGTGGCATTTAATCGGCCATTTACAGACCAATAAGGTCAAAAAAGCCTTAGAAATCTTTGATATGATTCAAAGTGTTGATTCTCTTCATGTTGCATTAGAAATTGAAAAGCGGGCCAGTATGATGGGTAAAATCGTGCCGGTCCTAATCGAGGTCAATACTTCTGGTGAGCCTTCAAAGTTTGGTATTGAACCCGGTTTAGTATTTGCTCTAATTACCGAGATTTTAAACCTACCCCATTTGAAGCTGATGGGGTTTATGACTTTAGGTCCGGGCTTGGCGGTGGAAAATCCAGAGCATTCCCGTCCTTGTTTTCGAGAGCTTTATGAGCTTAGAGAAAAAGCCCAGAAGGAATTTAATCTGGCTCTACCCTATTTGTCAATGGGTATGAGTTCCGATTTTGAAGTGGCCATTAGTGAGGGGTCTAATATGATACGGATTGGGACCTTGCTTTTTGGCCCGCGGCCAGCTTACAAGGAGGCATAA